In Setaria italica strain Yugu1 chromosome I, Setaria_italica_v2.0, whole genome shotgun sequence, the genomic window GTCCTGCGCCGGCGCCATTTTTAGCTCAACCTCAAAGGCTACACCGAGTCACTGACCCTGCAATCTTACACCTGCAAATTCATGGCACTAGACAGAGCAATCTCATAAATCAACCTCCATAAAATCATCCCATCATTAACTTAAAAAAGCATCGAAGGATCAGTTCACAGGATCACACTCAAACTCTAGAGCTGACACCtatgctgcaactgcaactacTCCATTCGTCCATTCGAACGGTTGTTGAATCAACCCCAATGGCTTCTTGATTCACGGCGCGGCGACACAGGCGGCGGCCACCTTCTCCCGCCAGTGGATGAGCACGGCGACGGCCACGTAGTGCgtggcggcgccgacgagcacGAGCACGTGGAAGATCTGGTGGCTGTGGCCCACGACGTCGAACACCCCGGGGCGCCACCGCTCCGGCACGCGGCTGACGTAGACCCACGCCCCGGCGGCGTAGGCGAGCCCCATGGCGACCTCGAGCCCCAGGGCCAGGTAGCACGCGGGGTGGCCCCAGTTGAGCCACAGCGCGTGCAGCGCCGGGAGCACCCCCGACAGGCCCATGGCCAGGAACAGCGACGCGCGGAGCCGGCGGTAGCGCGGGGACGAGCACGACGGCGACAGCAGCGCGCCGACCACGAGCACACCCAACGCCGTGATGCCGGAGAGGtaggcggcgcgcgcgcccggGTGGCAGAGGAAGGCGTAGTAGACGGGGGGAACGAAGGAGGCCACGATCATCACGGAGATGCCCGCGTAGTCGAGCTGCCAGAACACCGCGGTGGCGCGGCGCGAGTGGCACGCCAGAAGGTGCGCCGTTGCGCTGATGGCCAGGCACGACATGGCGCCCAGCAGGAACACCATCCGCGGCCACTGCGGCACGCCGGacgacagcgccgccgccccggcgtcATGACCCGGCAGGCCCTGCAGGCGAACAAAGCAGCGTCAGCTCATGGTTACAGCAAAGCTCGTCTGCAAATGCTcaagcaattttttttcttttttctagttTTCTTCTGGAACTAAACTGTTTCGCATAGATTTTCTGCGTGTGAACAGATCAGAAAATGTAGATGGTTTTATACTGTAAAGTGTCAAAAGGTATTCATTCTTTGCTGCACAAGAAGGATAAAATCATTATATCAAACAAGATCAGGAATAAAATGACTTTTATATCCACTAGGATGtcgatagttttttttttcttttgaagattAAGGCTGTCGATAGTCAATTGGTTTTTGTCTCACAAGTGAGTAGTGACCATTCAAGTGGAGCGAGCATTGGCCAAGAAAAGCCTCTGCTCTTTTCGCCGGTGTCACTGTCATTTCTCATTTGCGAGTATCGTATCATGGCATCACCAGGAGAAAACGTAAACATGTTGCAAAAGGATCTACGCTTTAAACCCTACTTCTCTGGTTTGCAATGTGAAGCGAACAATGCCAACAGATAAGCCCAAATCGATTATCAAGAAGAGGTCATACAGGATGAGTGCAGGTACAGTACTAAACATGGTTGCTTGTATTCATGGTCTGGTTGATTCGTTGGTCGGTTGCAATCTACCAAGAATTTGGGTTTCAGTGCTTAGGTTAGTCGATGGTGCTTGAACCATCGATCATCTCTTGAATTTTGGTGGGTGTTTGGATCATGGAGCTTCATTTGAGGATAATGATTCGAATCAAAATTGCCAGCATCCAAACAAGAGCACAAGGAACCAAGAGACAGGAcaattctgaattctgatgccCATATGTTGCATTGCTAGTACAAATCGTGAATAGCAGGGCATCTTCTGTGTTTCTGGTCGTGTGCTCGCGCAGGATTCAGAGAGCTAGGACAAGGATGACCATGTGGGCGTGCCCCCTGCAAAGTCATTGGCTTACAATCTACTGCTCATGAACAGCTCGACGGCTGTCCATGTCTCTTTCCTGCCGACTGCCGTGATGGCAGTATGGCACAGGTCTCAGACTAAATTACTTACTAAAAGCGTAATCTAGTTCTGAATAAGCATTTTGCTGATGCAACCAAAACCCATTAAAAATGCAACCGCAATCATTCATTAGTTCATACAATCCCAGTCAACTAAAGCTTTCCTGGCATCTTTGCATACGCAACAGTTCCATGATTTACCTTGTCAGTTTGGCTAGTGCTGTCTGTTACAGGTGTTGCATACTTTAATTTGCAGAAGGAACCTACACTGCAATTCCTAAAAGTTTTTAAACCTATTCAGTGGAGATGGAGCAGAATCAACAGCAATTTGCCAAGGGAACaaggatttagaagaaaaaaaatgcagtaCCCGGAGTGATCCAAAAAAAATAGAGCGATTAAGTTTGGTAATTACTAGTTGCTTACCGAATGGTCGCTGTCCCAGGAAGCGTTAGCCGATCCGACCACGAACCTGCGAGACAAATGGATGGTGCAGAATTAATGTGGGCCTCGCGTGAAGAAAAGAGCAAAGTACTAGGTCGGCGCTTTGGTGGAACGGAATCGTGGCATATTTCTTGTTCACACAGGGGCCCCtgacaaaattcaaatttccaTCCAAAGCTGTTGGATTTGCATATTGCTACTCCTTCTCTATCAAATTTACTCAGCCTAAATAGTAACCAAATAAAAGAGGTGGACCAAGCCACACTCACGTCCTTGTTCTCGAACCTTGCCAATGGGCTATCAAGTCTTTAGAGGACTTGCATGTTCAATACTTTGCAATCAATTTCATTAGCCTAGATAATTTCCACTACGAAATATTGCTCGATGCTAAACTCACACAGTCATGAGATATAATATCGATGTGCCATATGTATGTGTGGAACTTGTTTCCAGGTGGTTCATAAACACTGTATGCGGCCACGCGGGACTCTTATGTCTCAAGTGCAATCATAGAAACACATCTATGGTGGAAGGTGCTAGACTGCTAGCTAAGCGTGAACAAAATTTCTTGCTATTCTTCTTTTTATAAACTTGCGGTAGTGAAAGCTTTAGCTGCAACATGATAAAACATGAAAATGGACCATTTCATCATTCAAGCACACATTAATCACTCCCACAGCTTTGATTTACACCTACATGGTTTCCGCCATACGTGGACCATTGTGTGTCTATTCTGAGTTATACAAAAAAAGGGGCAAAAAATCATTTCAATGTTTAAGAATGTGGTGCATAGAGAGAGATCCTTTGACATGGCTGCATCGTGAGTTATGTGAGCCCTTTGAGTGTGGTCTCGTTTGTCAATAACCACACCATGTTGTACGACTACATCAGAGCAACTACTTCCACAATGCTCGTGCCAAAGGAAGACACTGCATTGAATTTCGATGGTTGTTTCACGCCATAAGTCAATATAGTAGCGATCAATGCCACATTTACCGTAACGCTAAAATGTGTTATGCATGCACATAACATATTCGTATACGGTTCACCTTTCTAGCTCTAGTGACATCATATAAATACATCCACAACGGCATTTGCCAGCTAGCGTGAACAAATTTGTTGTAAAGTGGAGGCTTTTTACGTAAGACACGGTGATTGTAAATACAGACAACTCAAGGGGGCACCACAGCAAATTCGTCACATGACATGACAATCGACGAACAGAGGCAGACAGAGTGGCAGACCCTTTCAAGGTTCTAGCGCCCGGTAATCACGCTGGAACGGATTGAAAACAGGGGACTTTTTCTAAGGATCGAACAAGAACACCGCGCGAGTTCATTTAAGAAGTGCAGAAAAGGGAAACGAGCCATGTGCACGCGCACGAAAATTTACCTCATGATCCCCggcgcggcctcgtcggcggcctCCCTCGcccctccggcgacggcgagcgccagGAACAGCAGGAACCCTCCCAGATGCCTGCGgggaacaaaagaaaaacaaaccgAACACGAAGGGAATCGATCGATCAGTCGCCATTCGAGGAGGGGAAGGGGATCGGACGCGAGGAATCGAATCTGgggaaagagagggagagagggcaCGCACGTCCAGACGTTGAGGGTCTCGTTGTGCCAGGCGAAGGCGCTGAGGAGCGCGTCGCGGATGGGCCACTCGGCGCGGTAGTGGCCGCGGATGAACTCGTTGTCCTGGAGGTAATCGGGCAGCTCCTCGTACCCGAccagccgcggccgcggccttcgccgccgagccgccgcctccgcctccgccgcgcccggacgcgccatggccgccgccgccgccgccgtctcctgctgctgctgcctcccgcccgccgcgcggctCCGCTTCGTCGCGGTCGTCGTGGTCGCGGCTCCCATCCGACCTGCGCGCGcgcggtgtgtgtgtgtgtgggtgggtgggtgtaTCTGGCCGCGCGCTGCGCCCGGAGGAAGGGGGGAAGGCCGGAGCGCGCGGCGAGGGGAGCACGGGGACGGGGGGTTATAGGTGGCAAATCTTGGCGGGGAGCGCGCGCGCGGGTGGGGTTGCGGGGGCGTGGCAGCGACGAGCCGGGCACATGGATTTCCTCTGTCGCGCACACACTTTCCCGCTGCGTTCTGCTTCGTGACCCGTCTTATAGAGGGGGGGACGTGCGCGCTTTTCTTGGATGCGCTGCGCCCACTGGGGCACGGCAGCGGGCGATCTCGGCCGGTGGATAGATCAGTCGGCCTATGGCTTTTCCGTGCttattaatttttttgtttaatGGTtggtatgttcttttttttagtgagtggtgcaagtcttttttttcattttttagtAACATGAGCATTTTGCGTTGGTTTCGAGGATGGTTCCGTCACGGTGCTTTAACATGTAGCGGTGAGTAGGTATGCTTACGTATGAACCACCTGAGTGGATGTAAGGTGTGATACATTGATCCAATATAGAAGACGCTATCGATAAGTTTGTCGTGACTTATAAAACACAACAACTAGTTGGCTTTTGTCGGTACTAGTCGTAGAGACGTACCTTGTTTGCACGAGCACAAAAACACACGCTCTTGGTGCTTGTGATGTGTAAAACAGCTCTCTCTATATGAAGCTCTATTGTTAACATGATAACATCTACAAAGTTAGGTCATCCTCTTTGGATGGTTGAGTCCTAACTATTATTTTCTTGCATTAATAGTGAATGGTCACACGACCTGATCTCATTATGAATTAAATCGAAGCATCATGCATCTATAGTTGAGTGATCTCGTCTTAACCTAATCCCATGGTAAATGTTAACAATATGGAGCGGCGTGTACTTTTGTATATGCTCTCTAGGTCGCATTCATGGGATTGTTTGGGTAGATAAAAAGAGGCAGGCGTGTACTTTTGTATATGCTCTTGAGGTCACATGATTCAAGTGTTCTCTCGGTATTATGCTTAAATAAGCAATATTGGCCACCTGTGTGTGATAATGCATGATACGTATGGCACGGCATGTGTGCCGTTTCATGATTACGAGGGACGTCGCTGTGATGCAGGAACGGAgctaaaaaaaagtttcatgaaAAGGTAAAACCGCAAAAGAGCTATAACCAAATATTTGCAAGCGGGAATTAGACATTTGCTATTAAGGATTTCGTTGCGAACACATAAAAAATTGGAGGTGCCAGAGGCTTACCTTGACCCGGGTGCCTTTATTCCTGGAGTGATGGGTCTCATAAAATGTGTGATATACGTGGCTTTGTTCCATCTTGAAAATCTAAAGTACGTTAGACACTTCACCCATGATATTGCTAGAATAAAAGGAATATAGATTCAATTTATAAGTAAAACTAGGTCCAAAAACCATGTAACTTTTAGGGTGGGGACGGACAATTATCATGGTAATTTGTTCAGGATTACAGCACAGAGCACAACTAAAAACAACTCACTCCTTACTATCCGCTGAGCACGACTAATTCGCAACCACAACAGTAAGGCGTCACCACTGCAACAACTAACACAAGACGATAAACATTGAGATCACCACCGCGACAAACGAGAAAAAAATCATTACGGTTTGGTATCCGCATCaaagcaaaaaaataaaaccaCTTATCGGATCTAATGGGTCATCGTTGCTGAGCTCCCATCCACGAAGCAGCTCTAACTTTGACAAATAGATCGCAAATTGAGAAttaaaatgagaaaaatgtaaaataaGACGCATACGATAAATGCCATTATATGTATACAATAAATACCATTGTACCATCATACGTAACTTGTACGTGAATGCCAGATGGATGTAAAAACATgcacggctcggtcacacacaACTACCATGGTTATTTTTGCTGCTACTCGCAGCCACTCCTTTCTTTCGTTGGCAAAAATGCGTTACTCAAATGGTTGTTTTTCCTCTTTACCGGGGCAATGCGACACATGacgtgttcgcttcagcttataagccgactgaaaagctgaaacgactgatttgttgtaagaggaaaacactgtttggtggctgataagccagctgaataagctgaagtgaacaggcCGACATAGGCGCCGGTTGAGTGCACGTTTGAAAATGAAACTCAACCGGACAGTCATGATCCAGGAGACTAGGAAACAAGCAAATAAAAAATTCATGCCTTGTCGCTCCAACGTTTGGCAAAC contains:
- the LOC101760177 gene encoding heptahelical transmembrane protein ADIPOR2 is translated as MGAATTTTATKRSRAAGGRQQQQETAAAAAAMARPGAAEAEAAARRRRPRPRLVGYEELPDYLQDNEFIRGHYRAEWPIRDALLSAFAWHNETLNVWTHLGGFLLFLALAVAGGAREAADEAAPGIMRFVVGSANASWDSDHSGLPGHDAGAAALSSGVPQWPRMVFLLGAMSCLAISATAHLLACHSRRATAVFWQLDYAGISVMIVASFVPPVYYAFLCHPGARAAYLSGITALGVLVVGALLSPSCSSPRYRRLRASLFLAMGLSGVLPALHALWLNWGHPACYLALGLEVAMGLAYAAGAWVYVSRVPERWRPGVFDVVGHSHQIFHVLVLVGAATHYVAVAVLIHWREKVAAACVAAP